From one Bacteroides eggerthii genomic stretch:
- a CDS encoding F0F1 ATP synthase subunit gamma, whose translation MASLKEVKNRISSVKSTRQITSAMKMVASAKLHKAQGRIENMLPYQRKLNEILTNFLSTDATIESPYTDERPVGRVAIVAFSSNSSLCGAFNSNVAKMLERTLEEYQPLGRENIQIYPVGKKVEEAVKKLGFVPQGSYQEMADKPSYMQAYELAGTLMKEFLEGRVDKVELIYHHFKSTGSQILTRDEYLPINLDKVAEEATESTAGKSSFNNDYIVEPSAARLITELLPKVLSQKIYTVLLDSNTSEHAARMLAMQAATDNANELIQDLTKQYNKSRQQAITNELLDIIGGSMK comes from the coding sequence ATGGCTTCACTGAAAGAGGTAAAAAATAGAATAAGCTCCGTCAAGAGTACGCGTCAGATAACTTCTGCGATGAAGATGGTAGCATCTGCCAAGCTGCATAAGGCGCAGGGGCGGATCGAGAATATGCTGCCTTATCAACGGAAGCTGAATGAGATTCTGACTAACTTCCTGAGTACGGATGCTACGATAGAGTCGCCCTATACTGATGAACGTCCGGTGGGGAGGGTGGCTATTGTGGCGTTCTCGTCCAATTCGTCATTATGCGGGGCTTTCAACTCCAACGTGGCGAAGATGCTGGAGCGCACGCTGGAAGAGTATCAACCATTGGGCCGGGAGAATATTCAGATATATCCCGTAGGCAAGAAAGTGGAGGAGGCCGTAAAAAAGCTGGGATTTGTGCCGCAGGGCAGTTATCAGGAAATGGCGGACAAACCTTCATACATGCAGGCCTATGAGCTTGCCGGGACCTTGATGAAAGAGTTTCTGGAGGGGCGGGTGGACAAGGTAGAACTGATCTACCATCATTTTAAGTCCACCGGTTCACAGATTCTGACGAGGGATGAATATCTGCCTATCAATCTGGATAAGGTGGCTGAAGAAGCAACCGAAAGCACTGCAGGAAAAAGCAGTTTCAATAATGATTATATCGTAGAGCCTTCTGCTGCCCGGTTGATAACAGAACTTCTTCCTAAAGTGTTGAGCCAGAAGATTTATACAGTTCTGTTGGATTCCAACACTTCGGAGCATGCGGCCCGGATGCTTGCCATGCAGGCGGCTACGGACAATGCCAATGAATTGATTCAGGATTTGACGAAGCAGTATAACAAGAGCCGCCAGCAAGCAATTACGAATGAATTGCTGGATATCATCGGTGGCAGTATGAAATAA
- the atpA gene encoding F0F1 ATP synthase subunit alpha, with protein MSGNIKVSEVSDILRKQLEGIDTRVQLDEIGTVLQVSDGVARIYGLRNAEANELLEFDNGIKAIVMNLEEDNVGAVLLGPTDKIKEGFVVKRTKRIASIMVGEGMLGRVIDPLGAPLDGKGLIGGELCEMPLERKAPGVIFRQPVNQPLQTGLKAVDAMIPIGRGQRELIIGDRQTGKTAIAIDTIINQRANYEAGDPVYCIYVAIGQKGSTVASIVNTLREYGAMDYTIVVAATAGDPAALQYYAPFAGAAIGEYFRDTGRHALVVYDDLSKQAVAYREVSLILRRPSGREAYPGDIFYLHSRLLERAAKIINQEEVAREMNDLPESLRGKVKGGGSLTALPIIETQAGDVSAYIPTNVISITDGQIFLDTNLFNQGNRPAIDVGISVSRVGGNAQIKAMKKVAGTLKIDQAQYRELEAFTKFSGDMDPVTALTIDKGQKNTRLLVQPQYTPMPVEKQIAILYCGTHGLLKDVPLDKVSEFEHSFLEFLERDYQMEVLNVLKTGVIDDNICRKIEETAAKTAKQFM; from the coding sequence TGATGGCGTGGCACGTATCTACGGATTGCGCAATGCCGAAGCAAACGAGTTGCTGGAATTTGACAACGGCATCAAAGCCATCGTGATGAACCTTGAAGAAGATAACGTAGGTGCTGTGTTGTTGGGGCCTACGGATAAGATCAAAGAGGGGTTTGTGGTGAAACGTACCAAGCGCATTGCTTCCATTATGGTGGGAGAAGGTATGCTGGGGCGTGTTATTGATCCGTTGGGTGCGCCGTTGGATGGTAAAGGGTTGATAGGTGGTGAATTATGCGAAATGCCGTTGGAGCGCAAAGCCCCAGGTGTTATTTTTCGTCAGCCGGTGAACCAGCCGTTGCAGACCGGCTTGAAAGCAGTTGATGCAATGATTCCCATCGGTCGCGGACAGCGTGAGCTGATTATCGGTGACCGTCAGACCGGTAAAACAGCGATAGCTATCGACACTATCATAAACCAGCGTGCCAACTATGAAGCAGGCGATCCTGTATATTGTATTTACGTGGCTATCGGTCAGAAAGGTTCAACGGTGGCATCAATCGTGAATACATTGCGTGAATACGGTGCAATGGACTATACCATTGTTGTGGCTGCTACGGCAGGTGATCCGGCTGCATTGCAGTATTATGCTCCGTTTGCTGGCGCTGCAATCGGTGAGTATTTTCGTGACACCGGCCGCCATGCGTTGGTTGTCTATGATGACTTGTCCAAGCAGGCAGTGGCCTATCGTGAGGTCTCTTTGATTTTGCGCCGTCCTTCAGGGCGTGAGGCTTATCCGGGTGATATCTTCTACCTGCACTCCCGTTTGCTGGAGCGTGCGGCAAAGATCATCAATCAGGAAGAAGTGGCACGCGAGATGAACGATTTGCCCGAAAGTTTGAGAGGCAAGGTGAAAGGCGGAGGTTCATTGACGGCGCTTCCTATTATCGAAACGCAAGCGGGCGACGTGTCAGCCTATATCCCGACGAATGTGATTTCCATTACCGACGGACAGATATTCCTCGACACCAACCTCTTTAATCAAGGTAATCGTCCTGCCATTGATGTGGGTATCTCCGTCAGTCGTGTGGGCGGTAATGCTCAGATTAAGGCGATGAAGAAAGTGGCCGGTACATTGAAGATAGATCAGGCACAGTATCGCGAACTGGAGGCATTCACCAAATTCAGCGGCGACATGGACCCTGTAACTGCATTGACTATCGACAAGGGGCAGAAGAACACCCGTTTGCTGGTACAGCCGCAATACACTCCGATGCCTGTGGAAAAGCAGATTGCAATCCTTTATTGCGGCACGCATGGCTTGTTGAAGGATGTACCTTTGGATAAAGTAAGCGAGTTTGAACACAGCTTCCTCGAATTCCTTGAAAGAGATTATCAAATGGAAGTGCTCAATGTTTTGAAGACGGGCGTCATTGATGATAATATCTGCAGGAAAATAGAAGAGACTGCGGCAAAGACTGCTAAACAATTTATGTAG